A genomic segment from Anticarsia gemmatalis isolate Benzon Research Colony breed Stoneville strain chromosome 14, ilAntGemm2 primary, whole genome shotgun sequence encodes:
- the LOC142978366 gene encoding uncharacterized protein LOC142978366 isoform X1 produces the protein MFVFVCMFVAALYSAVYTSVDYCARSVRSSRQCHTRRTGKMVTCSILNCKNSSVNCSTASNGVTFHHFPRDPKMREKWIAATGKKDWVPSNYNRVCSHHFKSDLFEIKSNRRHLFIHAVPTIDIWQKVEKLPDDPETSKSTALLSKPEPEQKDQPADDQQPSNSSNEPDQSDKNKGNKLYAEVLKNRKIIKQQRTRIKTLQCTMRRYRKKIEQLIDIIHMLENKYGI, from the exons atgtttgtgtttgtttgtatgtttgtagccGCCCTGTATAGTGCCGTGTACACATCTGTAGATTACTGCGCGCGCAGCGTTCGCTCCTCCCGTCAGTGCCATACGCGCCGCACCGGCAAAATGGTGACTTGCAGTATATTAAATTGCAAGAATAGCTCTGTTAACTGCAGCACTGCAAGTAATGGAGTGACATTTCACCA CTTCCCACGCGATCCAAAAATGAGAGAAAAATGGATCGCCGCTACGGGAAAAAAAGATTGGGTACCATCAAACTACAACAGAGTCTGTTCGCATCATTTCAAAAgtgatttgtttgaaataaaatcaaatagacGACATTTGTTCATACATGCTGTGCCTACAATCGACATATGGCAGAAGGTTGAAAAG CTACCAGATGACCCGGAGACATCTAAATCAACTGCTTTGCTCAGTAAACCTGAACCTGAACAGAAGGATCAG CCCGCAGATGACCAGCAACCATCAAATTCTTCAAACGAACCGGATCaatcagataaaaataaaggaaacaAATTATACGCAGAGGTGCTGAAAAACCGCAAGATTATAAAACAGCAGCGAACGAGAATAAAGACATTACAATGTACGATGAGACGATATCGGAAGAAAATTGAACAACTTATTGATATCATTCACATGTTGGAGAATAAATACGGTATTTAG
- the LOC142978366 gene encoding THAP domain-containing protein 1-like isoform X2: MVTCSILNCKNSSVNCSTASNGVTFHHFPRDPKMREKWIAATGKKDWVPSNYNRVCSHHFKSDLFEIKSNRRHLFIHAVPTIDIWQKVEKLPDDPETSKSTALLSKPEPEQKDQPADDQQPSNSSNEPDQSDKNKGNKLYAEVLKNRKIIKQQRTRIKTLQCTMRRYRKKIEQLIDIIHMLENKYGI, translated from the exons ATGGTGACTTGCAGTATATTAAATTGCAAGAATAGCTCTGTTAACTGCAGCACTGCAAGTAATGGAGTGACATTTCACCA CTTCCCACGCGATCCAAAAATGAGAGAAAAATGGATCGCCGCTACGGGAAAAAAAGATTGGGTACCATCAAACTACAACAGAGTCTGTTCGCATCATTTCAAAAgtgatttgtttgaaataaaatcaaatagacGACATTTGTTCATACATGCTGTGCCTACAATCGACATATGGCAGAAGGTTGAAAAG CTACCAGATGACCCGGAGACATCTAAATCAACTGCTTTGCTCAGTAAACCTGAACCTGAACAGAAGGATCAG CCCGCAGATGACCAGCAACCATCAAATTCTTCAAACGAACCGGATCaatcagataaaaataaaggaaacaAATTATACGCAGAGGTGCTGAAAAACCGCAAGATTATAAAACAGCAGCGAACGAGAATAAAGACATTACAATGTACGATGAGACGATATCGGAAGAAAATTGAACAACTTATTGATATCATTCACATGTTGGAGAATAAATACGGTATTTAG